In Indioceanicola profundi, the genomic stretch AACTGCCCCATGAATAGGAGCGTGACCGCAGCCATGCCATACTTTGCCTGCGGCCGTCCCAGGACTTTGAAGACATTCGTTGTCCTGGTACTGCGGTCGGAGGGCATCGCGGGAAGGCTCGTGAACAGCCAGACAAGCGTGATCGCGGCGAGCGGAACAACACTGAAGAAGGCTCCGCGCCAGCCGATATACTGGCCGAGAAAGCTGCCCAGGGGCACTGCGATGGTCGTGGCCAGCGCGTTTCCGCCATTCAGGAGCGCCAAGGCGCGTGGCACCTGGTCGTCCGGCACCAACCGCATGACGGTTGCCGTGGACATCGACCAGAAGCCGCCGATGACGACGCCGATGAGGGCGCGCCCGGCCATGAGCACCGTGAAGTTCGGCGCAAAAGTAACGATGAGCCCCGAGGCGATCATCAGCAGCGCAAGCGCCAAGAGAACCCTGCGGCGGTCGATGCCCCTCGTCACCGACGAGATGAGAAGGCTCGTCATAACAGCAAAAATGCCTGACACCGATATTACCTGGCCGGCTCCGCCTTCCGTCAGGTGAAGGTCGGCTGCGATCGGCGTCAGAAGGCTGACCGGCATGAACTCGGAAGCGATCAGTGTCGAGACGCAAAGGGTGAGGGCGAAAACGGCTCCCCATCCTGCGGTCTGCGAGGAGGTGGTGCCGGCCGGATCGGCGGCTTGGAATGTCATCGATAGCTCGATCGGCTCATGGCGCCGGCAACATGCTTCGGCTCCGGACAGGGCGGACGAGGTGTCCGCAGCCATGAGATAGCAAGGAGGACCTGGGCGGAGCAGGCGGTCCTGGCTTGATGGATCAATGTGCGGAATTCAACGATCCATAGCCGGATGCCCGATGTTCAAAGCCCCAGCGGCCGGATCTCGCGCACGAGATCGATGAACAGACGCAGCGCCGCGGGCACTTGGCGCCGGCTCGAATAGTAGATGTGGAAACCCGGCCCGAGCGGCGCCCATTCATCCAGAACGCTGACGAGGGCGCCTTCCAACAGCGCTTGGCGCACCATCGGCTCGCAGACATACATCAGCCCCGAGCCCGCCTTCACGGCTGTCAGCGCGACCTGTCCCTGGTCGACGATGAGCGCCCCAGGCACGCTGACGTCCAGTCGCTCCTCGCCGCGTTCGAATTCCCATCGATAAATACGGTCGTCGCCAATGCGGATGCGGATACAGCGATATGACCGAAGCTCATCGGGATGGGTTGGCGCGCCGAACCGCTCGACATAAGCTGGAGCCGCAACAACGAGCCAACGGATATCGGCCGACAGGCGTTGGGCGATCATGTCCTCAGGCACGGTGCCGCCATAGCGGATGCCGGCATCGTACCCGCCGTCGATCACATCGATCATGCGGTTGCTGACGGAGACCTCAAGCTCCACGTCGGGATAGCGATCGAGAAAGGTGGACAGGACAGGGGCGACCAGATGGTCGGCGGCCTCGGTCGGAACGCTCAGCCGGATTCGTCCCATCGGGGCGTCGCGGAAGCGGTTGAGGACGTCGACCGCATGTCCGATCTCGTCAAATGGTTTGAGGATCGCAGACTGGAGCGCCTCGCCGGCCGCGGTCAGCGTCACGCTGCGGCTGGTGCGGTTCAGCAGGCGGACGCCAAGACGCTCCTCCAAGCCGCGGAGCGCGTGGCTCAGCGCTGAGGCGCTGATCCCGAGTTCGAGCCCGGCCCGACGGAAGTTCCGATGCTTGGCGATCTCAAGGAAGTAGGAAAGGTCGGCGAAGTCCGATCGGCGAAACTGCATCGGGCCACGGCTCCATGGCTGGGAAGATTGTCGAAACCGGGCTGCCAGAGGTTAGGCGACCGCATTGCGCCAACAAGGGCCTTGACGATCCAGCCCCGCACCCGCCGGGTTCACCTCCGCTTTTTCGGGCGAGACTACTCCACCTCCAACTCAATCCTAGCTGTAATCGCCCCTGGTTGGCGGAGCGCCTCCACACCTGCCTCGATGCGGCCCAAGGGGATCAGGCCCGCCGAGTAGTGAAAATCATGATAGAATACGGCCAGATTGCCCCATGGGCTGTAGAATGTGATGTCTCCAGCTGAAGGAGCGTAGCCAGCCGGTGCACCGTCGCGGGTCAGTCTGTGAGGCAGGTTACTTATCTTTTCGGTGCTGCCGTAATCCTCCAGCGTCAGGGTCAGCGGCAACATGGCGGCGAATTCCCGGGCCGCCTTGCTGTCATTCAAGGTTCCAGTGAGAACGGCGTCCGCCAGGATAATCCGGATCTCGGTGGCCATGATTGGGGTCTCGTCGGGCATGATGCGCGCGGGCTGCGGCCGCGGAGGGCTTTGGGACCCTGCCTCGAAGCCGAGGCCAGCGATGACCAGGATGGGGACGGTTACAATGGAAAGACGTTTTGGCATTCGCCTCCATACGCCTCGATGGCTGGAACATCCCGCATCCTTCACGATGCGTTGAACCGGGCTCATCGGTCCGCTCTCCACGTCAGGCGTTATCGACACGGTATCTCAGCCAGACGGCGCCCTCCTCCATGACTTGGCTACCCAAGAGGTGCATGGCCTGGACCGGCGCGTGCTTGCCGGCGTCGGCCGGAGTGGAGTCGAACACGCTCGGCGCGCCCGCCGCGCCGTCGACCAGGCGATCAGGCTGATCTCGTCGACAAGGCCGGCGCGCAGGAAGGCCCCGTTGGCTATACCGCCGCCTTCGAGAAGCAGGCGCTCCACCCCGACCTCCTGGTTGAAGGCCTCCAACGCGCGGCGCAGGTCCAGGCTGGTCTCGCCGGCGACGACGTAGGAGACGCCATCCGACCGGAGTCCGGCGAGATGGGCGTCCGGAACCTGCTCGGTAAGAACAACGACGATCAGGTCGCCGCCGATATCCGACCGTCCCCAGGCGATCTTCCCCTGCGCATCGAGCACCACGGCATAGCTTGGCGCATCGCGTGTGGAAAACCAAGGCTCGCGCGGGAAGGTGATATCGGCGACGGCCGGATAGCTCCCGGCCTTCGCGAACTCCTGACCGGTCACGCGGCCGACCAGCCAAGCCTGACCGCCAAGCTCCTGGTGCAGGCGCTCGAACAGATCGGTCTCCAGGCCATGCGGACGCCAGCGGCTTGGCAGAATCCGGCCATCGATGCTCGATCCCATATGGCAGATGATGTGCGGCTTCAAGTTTCACTCCCAGTGCTTGCCGTGAAAGCCGCGCTCTTGGCGAAAATCCGGTGCAGATTGCTTCTTCTGGTCTCAAGCCTCCCGGCTTTGTTGGCGAGGCTCCGACGTGGCATACTGTCAACCTCTTGAAGGTAGTTGCGCGATGCCGGCGAGATGAGCCGGCTTTGTCATTATGGGGCGGTGAGCCGATTTCATCGCTGTAGCCAGCCTGACTGTGCCCTTACCTCAGCCTTCTGTACCCCGTTGCCTATGTCCGGGCGGACGTTGATCCGGACGGGATCGCTTCGGCCCTAATCTTTCGGAGTACGGCATTGAGGGGGCATGGCATCGGGATGTTAATGCCGTTAATGTCCAGCCCGGCCTCGGACGCTGCCGTTGACTGGTTCGTACCCGTGTACCTCAGCCACAACAGAGTTGCCCATGCTAGCCCAGGCTGGTGATCCTAACACGCTCGAACGCCTGCGGGGGATTGCCGCCGATATTGGCCGGTCCGTACTGGCTGCGGATGCCGTGGAGATCGATCAGGCCGGTCGCTGGCCGGAACGTGGTTTGCGCGCCCTTGCTGATGCAGGATTGATGGGCCTGCATATTCCAAAGCGCCTGGGCGGACAGGAACAGGGTCTGATCGCGCTCGCCGTCATTACGGAGGAGTTGGGACGACATTGCAGCTCGACAGCCATGTGCTTCGGCATGCACAGCGTTGCTGCAAAGGTCTTGTCGGCAAAGGCCACTCCGTACCATGAGGAGCATTTCCTCCGGCCGATCGCGCTGGGTCGCCATATCACGTCGCTGTCCTTGAGCGAGTCCGGGACAGGCGTGCACTTCTTCCTACCGCGGGCCCAATTCTATCAGGACGGCGACAGTCTCGTGCTGGAGGGCAGCAAGAGCTTTGTGACGAGCGGTGGCCAAGCTGACTCCTACGTGATGTCAGCGGTTGCGCCGGGCCAGGAACTCGATCCCGGCACCTTCACCTGTTTTGCCGTTGAAGCTGGCACGCCCGGCCTTGAGTGGCAGCAGGACTGGCAAGGGTTCGGCATGCGGGGCAACAGCTCGCGTGGCGTGCGGCTCAACAGCGTTCGCATTCCTCGAGAGAACCTGCTTGGCGCACAAGGCGATGAGATCTGGTACGTGTTCGAGGTTGTCGCACCGTATTTCATCATCGCGATGGCGGGCGTATACCTTGGCATCGCACAAGCAGCGTTGGACGCAGCGACCGCCCACCTCAAGGAGCGCCAGCACACACATACGGGCGGAACGCTCAGCGAAGTTCCTGTCCTGGCAAACCAAGTCGCTGAAATGTGGATCGCGGTTCAGCGGACGCGCCAGCTTATCCACCACGCCGCTCGTTCGGGAGATGCCGGTGATGCGCAGACGGCGCTCGCGTTGTTCGCGTCAAAGGCCGATGTCGCGGACATGGTGACCTTTGTTACGCAGCAAGCCATGATGCTGAGCGGCGGTAAGGGGTATGGGCAGAACAGCCACATCGCCCGGCTGATGCGCGATGCCCAAGCGGCACATGTCATGGCGCCGACCACGCAGCTTCTCAAGACTTGGCTGGGCCGGTCGTTGCTCAACCTTCCACTGCTATAAGGGGCGAATTGGATGAGTGCTCCGGTCACGTACCGGATTGTTCTTGTTGGCACGCGGGAGGATCTCGCGCGTGTTCGCACGGCAGTGGACTCCATACCGACGCATTTCGATGTTGAATTCTTTGAGCGCCCCGCCGAGGGAATGGTTCCATCCGCTGACATCGTCGCCTCATCCCCAGATATCATTGTCATCGGTGCATCACAGCAAGGTCCCCTGCCGCTGGCCCGTCAGATGCGGACAGCCTGTCCCACGTCGCAGATCGTCTTCCTCCTCGCGCCTGAGCGGCTTGAGCGCTTCCGGTTGAGCCTGCCCTTCGTCCCGAACCTCGCGTCTGCATGGACCGCGAGCATGACGGCTGACGCTTCAAGTCTGGGCGCCTTGCTCACTGAGGCGGCCCACGCCGCCCGCGAGCGCGCCGCGACGTCGATCGTGTTGGGGCGGATCAATCAGAAGCTGGCGCTCGCAGCCAGGGGCTCAACCGAGCAGGTCAGGCGCTCGCAGTGGGCGCTCTCCGAGCGTTACCTTGCGACAGTTCTCACGCAGTCACCCGATGCTTTCATTGCCCTTGGGAAGGATGGCGCGGTCATTGCGCACAACGACGCGGCCGCACGCCTGTTCGGTGATGGGTTGGAAATGGCGCAGGCCAGCTCGGTGACAGCTCTCTTCCCGGAAGAGGAGCATGCAAAGATTAGAGAAGCAGTTGCGCGTGCCTGGAGTGGCGAGGTCCAGGCGCATATCGATGCTTGTGTGATGGCCAAGGACGAAACCTGCATCTATGTCGAGCTTTCGCTGGCCACCGTCAACGATGAAACCGGCGTGGCGGCCGGCGTCTCCATCATCGCCCGGGATGTTACGGAGCGCCAGCGCACGCAGGACCGCCTGCGCGAAGCGGAACGCAGGCTGAATGCTGTCCTTGATAACGCCTCGGTATCTGTCTTCCTCATGGATGAGCGTCAGCACTGTATTTACATGAATGCCGCAGCCGAGAGGCTGACCGGCTACAGCTTCGCGGAGATGCACGGCCGGCCATTGCATGATGTGATCCATCATACCCGGCCCGACGGCACGCATTATCCTATAGAGGAGTGCCCGATCGACCGTGCCTTTCCGGAAAACAACAACATGCAAGGCGAGGACGTGTTCGTTCATAAGAACGGCCATTTCTATCCTGTCGCCTTTACGGCCAGTCCTGTTCGCGATGACGCTTCCCACACGATCGGGACCATCATCGAGGTGCAGGACATCACTGAACGCAAGCGGGCCGAGGCACGCCAGAAGCTACTTATCAACGAGCTGAATCATCGGGTGAAGAACACGCTGGCTGTGGTGCAGGGGTTGGCTCACCAGTCCTTTCGAGATGGCGCTCCCATAGCGCAGGCGCGCAAATCGTTCGAGGCGCGGCTCGGGGCCCTTTCCGTGGCGCACAACCTGCTGACGCGGCAGAACTGGGAGTCGGCACTGCTCGGCGATACCGTCGCGGCTGCGGTGAATGGGACGGCCGGAGGCAACGCGGATCGGGTGACTCTGCTCGGACCGGATATATTGCTGGCACCGCAGACAGCGGTTTCGGTCGGTATGGCTGTGCATGAACTTTGCACAAACGCCATCAAGTATGGCGCTCTATCAAACGCCAAAGGTCAGGTTTCTGTTCGGTGGGAGGTGCAGAACAATGACAGCGGCAGGCGCCTGCGGTTGGAGTGGACGGAGAGCGGTGGTCCGCCTGTCGAACCGCCAGCCCGTCGCGGATTTGGATCGCGCATGATCGAGCGCGGCTTGGCTGCTGAGTTGTCCGGCGAGGTGCGGCTGAACTTCCGCAAGGAAGGCGTCGTATGCACCATTGACGCGCCTCTCCCTCAGCCACTGAGGTAACCGATGCTGGCAGGCAAACGGGTGCTGATCGTCGAAGATGAGCCCGTCATTGGCTTTGTGCTCGAGGATATGCTGGATGCCATCGGATGCAAGCCGGTTGGGATCGCTACGCGTGTTGAACAGGCGCTGGAGATCGTTGCGGCGCGGGAGATCGATGCAGCCATTCTGGACGTCAACATTCACGGTCAGCGCAGTTATAGCGTGGCCGATGCGCTCGTCGCACAGGGCGTTCCCTTTATCTTTGCGACTGGATATGACGGCACTGAGCATCCGAGCCGATATCGGCAGGTGCTTACCTTGGCCAAACCTTACAGCATTGATGACGTGCAGCGTGCCCTGACAACTGTAACGGCCGGGACTGACGCTGGCCGGTGAAGAGCGGCCCAGCCGGCGCATCTGCTGTCGACCCGATCTCTCCAATGCGGACCACAAAATCTGAAGATCGCCCGAAAAGGAAGCCGACCGGGCGGCTACCGAAGTCTCCTACCAGAGGGTCTTTCCCTTCGAGTACAAAGCACCGGACCATTGGGGTGTAGACCGGCGCAGGATAGCGGGATACGGCGATGCCCGCATCGGACAGGCGCTGCCCTTGATCGGCGTCCAAATTCAGCTTCGCCTGCACCTAGGTAGACCGGTATGCTTCCGCTCGAGGCCATTGCAATATAAAACGATCGTTTTACATTGTACTTCATGGACAAGCGCACCGACATGATCGCGGGGGCGGCTCTCGCGTTCGAGGCCGAAGGCTTTCGAGGCATCGGCATCGACGGGATTCTTGCCCCCTCCGGAGCATCGACCCGCACGCTCTACAAGCACTTCGGCTCTCGCGACGGGCTGGTGCTCGCAGTGCTGGAGGAACGGCACCGCGCCTTCATGGCGCGACTAGAGGGGAGAAGTGAAGTAGCCGATCCCGTCGGCGAACTCTTCGACACGCTGGAGCGATGGCTGATCGAGCATGGAGCACGAGGCTGCATGCTGCTGCGCGCCCGCAGCGAATATGCCAACGCAAACGAGGACGTCGTCGCCCTTGTCCGGAGGCAGAAGGAGGAATTTGAAGGCGAGATCGCCAGGCGCGTTCAGACGGTGCTAGGCCGCGCCGATGCCGAGCTATCGACGCAAGTCTGGCTTCTTTTCGAGGGAGCGACGGCGGCGGCGAGCGTTTCCGACTTGTCGGTCGTCGGTGTGGCCAAACGTGCTGCGGCCATTCTGCTGACGGCAGCACAAGGCCGATCACAATGAACGGGCGGGGCAATTTTGTCGCGGCCGCCTTTGCACTCACGGCGCTGGCGTACGGCCTTGCGCGCTTCGCCTATGGGCTCCTGCTTCCCGATATCCGGGAAGATCTTTCCTTGAGCGCGACGGGGGCCGGTTGGATCGGGGGCAGCGCCTTCGCGGCCTATTGCTTCGGCATCATCCTCGCTTTTGTCGCCGGCGCCCGGCTCGGCGAGCGCCATACCGCAGTCTTGGCCAGCCTGATGGCGACCTGCGGGCTGGCGCTCGCCGCCGTCGCGTCATCGGGCTGGTGTCTCGGACTGGCGATCGCGCTTGGTGGGCTTGGCACCGGGCTGACATCCCCACCGCTTGCTGCGGCGGTGGAGCGATGCCTGGACAACGCGGCGCGGCCAAAGGCAAACGGGGCGATCAACGCCGGCACGGCGGCCGGAATTGTCTTTTCCGGTATCGCGGTCATGGTGTTCGCCGGTGGCTGGCGCGCGCTTTACATCGTCTTCGCGGTGATCGGCGCGATGGTGACGGTCTGGTTGTGGTTCGCCACACCGGCAGTTGCCCGCGAGCGGGCATCGGGTGAGCTGTCTCTCAAACACCTGACGCGTAAGGGTGTTTGGGAGCTATGTGCTGGCGCGTTCCTGATGGGTGCCGCCAGCACCGCGATCTGGACCTTCGGGGCCAACATCATGCGCGACGATCTCGGGTTTGCCGATGGTCGCATCGCGCTTGCCTGGATTGTTCTGGGCAGCGCCGGCATTTTCGGCGCGGGGACAGGCATTCTCACAGTCCGCTTCGGGATCGGGCCGGTCCATCGTTTTGCGGTATTCGCGATGGTCCTGGCCCTGATCGGGCTTGCTGCCGCGAGCCTCGCTCCAATGATCGCCTTCGCTGTCATGGGGCTGTTCGGCGTGGCCTACATCGTATCGAGCGGTGCTTTTCTTTTATGGGGAATCGCACTGTGTCCCGATCGCCCGGATTTCGGCCTCGGGCTCCCATTTTTGATGATCGCGCTCGGGCAGACCGCAGGGGCTCCCCTGTTCGGATCCGTTTTCGACCTGGCTGGCAGCGCGACGGCGCTTCTCTCCTCCGCCATGGTGATGGCAAGTGCTGCGATCTGGACCGAAAGCGTGACCTCGATATACGGGAAAGGGGGCGCGCCGCAGCGGGAAGCTGCGTCTTCTTGCGAGGCGTCTAGACCGTCGGGTTTCTCCGCAACGCCGCGCGAGACGCCTTCGGGTGGGCGCCATTATGGTGATCGGATGGACTGACCTTGAGGCCCTCTCTTGCTGAACGATCCTCGTAGACCCGAGAACCGCGAGCCGGAGATCGAGAAATATCCACGGGATGTCCGGTTCCTCATTCTGACAGGAGCCGCGATTATCCCGTGGGTCATGATCGGGTACGGTGCCGCCCTGGCTTCAAAACGGTCCCGGAGATAGGGGCCGAGCCCGCAAGGTCCTCAGCCTCGGCCCAAGCCGCCGTGGTCTATGGGGCTGGTCCGGCGGCATTGTCACGGCAATTTCGGCGGCAGTCCGTTCACTAGGTAGCTGGTTGGACACCACCGATCTTGAACGTCCGTCATCAGTTCCATCCGCCGTCATCCAACACCCGATCCGGCCGGTTTTGCGGTTCAGGTTGAGCTACGACACAGGCCATGGACGAGAAGCTCTCTGCACGCCGGCTCAGTTCGCGTGACCCTGCCACGCCGCCGAAAGCATCCGTGTCATAGCGGCTTTCATGTCTCTGGCCGGCGGCAGTCCGAACATACGGCCATATTCGCGCGTGAACTGCGGAACGCTTTCGTAACCCACCGCGTAGGCGGCGTTACTGATCATTGCGCCATCCGCCAGCATCATCCGGCGCGCCTCAATCAGTCTGAGCTGCTTTTGAAACTGAAGCGGGGTCAGAGAGGTGATCGCCCGGAAATGCTCATGGAACGACGACACGCTCATACCCGCAGCCTCGGCCAGTTGCTTCACCCTGAGCGGTTCGGCGAAGTTCGCGCGAATGAGCGCCACTGCGCGGGCAATCCGTTGCGCATGGCTGTCAGCAACGCCGAGGCTACGGATCGCTCCCCCGTGTCGACCCGAGAGCAGCCAGAAATGCAATTCGCGAAGCAGCTGCGCCTGCAGGATCGGCACCGAGGCAGGCCGGTCAAGCAGTCGCATCAGGCGCAACGCGGCATCGGCTGCTTCGATTTCTGTTGGATTGACGCGAACCGCCGCGCCGGTAGCGACAGGGAGGGCGCCCATTTCTACGACAAGCGCCTCGATCACGGCGGGATCGAGGTCCAGGACGAGCGAGAAATAGGGAACAGCGATGCTGGCGCGTGTGATCTGGCTGACCGTCGGGACGTCTGCGGTGATCAGAAGGGAATCGCCGGCACCGAAGTCGAAGCTATCGCTTCCCATGGCAACCCGCTTGCTGCCCTGGAGCACCAGGGCGACCAGCGGCTTGCAGATGGCGTATTGCATCAAGCTGGGAGCAGTCTCGCGAATAACCCTGAGTCCGGGGATCGGCGTTTGAGCAACCCCGTTCTCGTCGGCATGTGCTTCCGCATAGCGGCGGACGGCATCAAGCAAAGCGTCGGTCATGCACAGACACTAATCCGCATTGTTTGACGTCGCAACGCCTGGCGGAGGATCAGGCAAGAATGGCCTAGGATCCGGCAACATGGATCGGAGTTGGTCGACGATAGTGGGGTGAACGCAATGCTCACCTCCAAAGGAGTCATCTAATGACCACCATTTCGATCGTTACCGGCGGCAGCCGTGGCCTCGGCCGCAACACCGCCGTCAGCATCGCCCGCCGTGGCGGCGACGTCATTCTCACCTATCGCAGCGGCAGCGACGATGCGAATGCCGTCGTCGCCGAGATTGAGAGGATGGGGCGCAAGGCGGTCGCCCTTCAGCTCGATGTTGGCGCCGTCTCCACCTTCCCAGCTTTTGTCGAGAGCGTCCGTGCGGCGCTGCGGTCCAGCTGGGCTCGGGACAGCTTCGACCATCTCGTCAATAATGCCGGGCATGGCGAAATGGCCGCCCTTGCAGATACAACCGAAGCGCAGTTCGACAGCCTGTTTGATGTCCATGTCAAAGGCGTGTTCTTCCTGACCCAGGCTCTTCTGCCTCTCCTTGCCGACGGCGGTCGCATCGTGAACTTCTCGTCGGGCCTGACGCGTATCTCCTATCCGGGCTTCTCGGCCTATTCCGCCGCCAAGGGGGCAATCGAAATCCTGACGCTCTACATGGCCAAGGAACTAGGTAGCCGCGGCATCACCGCAAATACGATAGCGCCGGGCGCGATCGAGACCGACTTCCTGGGCGGCGCCGTACGCGATACGCCCGCCTATAATGAAGCGTTCGCCGCCATGACAGCGCTTGGCCGCGTCGGTCTCCCCGACGACATCGGCCCGGCAGTCGCGAACCTGCTCAGTCCGGACAACCGGTGGATCACCGCACAGCGGATCGAAGTGTCGGGTGGCCAGAACATCTGATCGCAGAGGGCGCACGAAGCCGTTGCGTCATAGCGCGGGGCCTTGAGGAGATGGGCGGAGGAGCAACATCCGCGATCAGGTCATCCCCTCCGCCTGGATGATCCTGCAGAACGCCATGGCC encodes the following:
- a CDS encoding MFS transporter, translating into MTFQAADPAGTTSSQTAGWGAVFALTLCVSTLIASEFMPVSLLTPIAADLHLTEGGAGQVISVSGIFAVMTSLLISSVTRGIDRRRVLLALALLMIASGLIVTFAPNFTVLMAGRALIGVVIGGFWSMSTATVMRLVPDDQVPRALALLNGGNALATTIAVPLGSFLGQYIGWRGAFFSVVPLAAITLVWLFTSLPAMPSDRSTRTTNVFKVLGRPQAKYGMAAVTLLFMGQFALFTYLRPFLESVTRLDVSTLSLILLVIGGAGLLGTYLIGFVLRKSLYGVLVATPIAMALIAVALIVLGAFPVPTGILLAGWGLIGTAAPVAWWTWLTKAMPDDAEAGGGLMVAAIQLAITAGAAFGGVLYDMGGHQAAFSASAMILCISGLVAYLAARAAVKG
- a CDS encoding LysR family transcriptional regulator, with the protein product MQFRRSDFADLSYFLEIAKHRNFRRAGLELGISASALSHALRGLEERLGVRLLNRTSRSVTLTAAGEALQSAILKPFDEIGHAVDVLNRFRDAPMGRIRLSVPTEAADHLVAPVLSTFLDRYPDVELEVSVSNRMIDVIDGGYDAGIRYGGTVPEDMIAQRLSADIRWLVVAAPAYVERFGAPTHPDELRSYRCIRIRIGDDRIYRWEFERGEERLDVSVPGALIVDQGQVALTAVKAGSGLMYVCEPMVRQALLEGALVSVLDEWAPLGPGFHIYYSSRRQVPAALRLFIDLVREIRPLGL
- a CDS encoding cyclophilin-like fold protein; translated protein: MATEIRIILADAVLTGTLNDSKAAREFAAMLPLTLTLEDYGSTEKISNLPHRLTRDGAPAGYAPSAGDITFYSPWGNLAVFYHDFHYSAGLIPLGRIEAGVEALRQPGAITARIELEVE
- a CDS encoding acyl-CoA dehydrogenase family protein encodes the protein MLAQAGDPNTLERLRGIAADIGRSVLAADAVEIDQAGRWPERGLRALADAGLMGLHIPKRLGGQEQGLIALAVITEELGRHCSSTAMCFGMHSVAAKVLSAKATPYHEEHFLRPIALGRHITSLSLSESGTGVHFFLPRAQFYQDGDSLVLEGSKSFVTSGGQADSYVMSAVAPGQELDPGTFTCFAVEAGTPGLEWQQDWQGFGMRGNSSRGVRLNSVRIPRENLLGAQGDEIWYVFEVVAPYFIIAMAGVYLGIAQAALDAATAHLKERQHTHTGGTLSEVPVLANQVAEMWIAVQRTRQLIHHAARSGDAGDAQTALALFASKADVADMVTFVTQQAMMLSGGKGYGQNSHIARLMRDAQAAHVMAPTTQLLKTWLGRSLLNLPLL
- a CDS encoding sensor histidine kinase — translated: MSAPVTYRIVLVGTREDLARVRTAVDSIPTHFDVEFFERPAEGMVPSADIVASSPDIIVIGASQQGPLPLARQMRTACPTSQIVFLLAPERLERFRLSLPFVPNLASAWTASMTADASSLGALLTEAAHAARERAATSIVLGRINQKLALAARGSTEQVRRSQWALSERYLATVLTQSPDAFIALGKDGAVIAHNDAAARLFGDGLEMAQASSVTALFPEEEHAKIREAVARAWSGEVQAHIDACVMAKDETCIYVELSLATVNDETGVAAGVSIIARDVTERQRTQDRLREAERRLNAVLDNASVSVFLMDERQHCIYMNAAAERLTGYSFAEMHGRPLHDVIHHTRPDGTHYPIEECPIDRAFPENNNMQGEDVFVHKNGHFYPVAFTASPVRDDASHTIGTIIEVQDITERKRAEARQKLLINELNHRVKNTLAVVQGLAHQSFRDGAPIAQARKSFEARLGALSVAHNLLTRQNWESALLGDTVAAAVNGTAGGNADRVTLLGPDILLAPQTAVSVGMAVHELCTNAIKYGALSNAKGQVSVRWEVQNNDSGRRLRLEWTESGGPPVEPPARRGFGSRMIERGLAAELSGEVRLNFRKEGVVCTIDAPLPQPLR
- a CDS encoding response regulator, which produces MLAGKRVLIVEDEPVIGFVLEDMLDAIGCKPVGIATRVEQALEIVAAREIDAAILDVNIHGQRSYSVADALVAQGVPFIFATGYDGTEHPSRYRQVLTLAKPYSIDDVQRALTTVTAGTDAGR
- a CDS encoding TetR/AcrR family transcriptional regulator, whose amino-acid sequence is MDKRTDMIAGAALAFEAEGFRGIGIDGILAPSGASTRTLYKHFGSRDGLVLAVLEERHRAFMARLEGRSEVADPVGELFDTLERWLIEHGARGCMLLRARSEYANANEDVVALVRRQKEEFEGEIARRVQTVLGRADAELSTQVWLLFEGATAAASVSDLSVVGVAKRAAAILLTAAQGRSQ
- a CDS encoding MFS transporter, encoding MNGRGNFVAAAFALTALAYGLARFAYGLLLPDIREDLSLSATGAGWIGGSAFAAYCFGIILAFVAGARLGERHTAVLASLMATCGLALAAVASSGWCLGLAIALGGLGTGLTSPPLAAAVERCLDNAARPKANGAINAGTAAGIVFSGIAVMVFAGGWRALYIVFAVIGAMVTVWLWFATPAVARERASGELSLKHLTRKGVWELCAGAFLMGAASTAIWTFGANIMRDDLGFADGRIALAWIVLGSAGIFGAGTGILTVRFGIGPVHRFAVFAMVLALIGLAAASLAPMIAFAVMGLFGVAYIVSSGAFLLWGIALCPDRPDFGLGLPFLMIALGQTAGAPLFGSVFDLAGSATALLSSAMVMASAAIWTESVTSIYGKGGAPQREAASSCEASRPSGFSATPRETPSGGRHYGDRMD
- a CDS encoding AraC family transcriptional regulator translates to MTDALLDAVRRYAEAHADENGVAQTPIPGLRVIRETAPSLMQYAICKPLVALVLQGSKRVAMGSDSFDFGAGDSLLITADVPTVSQITRASIAVPYFSLVLDLDPAVIEALVVEMGALPVATGAAVRVNPTEIEAADAALRLMRLLDRPASVPILQAQLLRELHFWLLSGRHGGAIRSLGVADSHAQRIARAVALIRANFAEPLRVKQLAEAAGMSVSSFHEHFRAITSLTPLQFQKQLRLIEARRMMLADGAMISNAAYAVGYESVPQFTREYGRMFGLPPARDMKAAMTRMLSAAWQGHAN
- a CDS encoding SDR family NAD(P)-dependent oxidoreductase, which produces MTTISIVTGGSRGLGRNTAVSIARRGGDVILTYRSGSDDANAVVAEIERMGRKAVALQLDVGAVSTFPAFVESVRAALRSSWARDSFDHLVNNAGHGEMAALADTTEAQFDSLFDVHVKGVFFLTQALLPLLADGGRIVNFSSGLTRISYPGFSAYSAAKGAIEILTLYMAKELGSRGITANTIAPGAIETDFLGGAVRDTPAYNEAFAAMTALGRVGLPDDIGPAVANLLSPDNRWITAQRIEVSGGQNI